Proteins encoded in a region of the Magallana gigas chromosome 8, xbMagGiga1.1, whole genome shotgun sequence genome:
- the LOC105324802 gene encoding E3 ubiquitin-protein ligase HACE1: protein MGPILSSMKHGTNTVESDEQYEAVESIRTNDLQWFKAIYGRSRHVDNETLVSLVSLIMQYGRVKFLKFLIEDEKCNVHVRENGSQDSMLHLCSNFKSTNNTMECCNILLSNKIDINAKNVWGRTPLIGAIVAFRYNLAKALIAHNADVNLCDSNGLSPVIICCSYGNLELLELLVQKGANINQTNSSGKSALHYAIVGNHMDIIDFLMKRRCDIDTMDKYGITPLHVAICKFNTKATQKLIMYGKSMENEAFSTSYVEYCLKIVWSTGVRSMLSEQVFQQAIKSLSCMKLVVRAFGFRLRSSVLEKLRRLEQNILSQANSESLEFINLLSDLRQLTACVERVTLQKRSINSPNSLQAICICKCRELCLQGGTNVLYVCERLDIPHFTADMLTLTR from the coding sequence atGGGACCTATATTATCCTCTATGAAGCATGGGACGAATACTGTAGAAAGTGACGAGCAATATGAAGCTGTTGAATCAATACGCACAAATGATCTTCAGTGGTTCAAGGCCATATACGGCCGTAGTCGGCACGTGGACAATGAAACTCTTGTAAGTCTAGTCTCACTAATCATGCAGTATGGGCGAGTCAAATTTCTCAAGTTCCTTATTGAAGATGAAAAATGCAATGTGCATGTCAGAGAAAATGGCAGCCAGGACTCCATGCTGCATCtgtgttcaaatttcaaatctaCAAATAACACAATGGAGTGCTGCAATATCTTACTGTCAAATAAAATTGACATAAATGCAAAAAACGTTTGGGGAAGAACTCCCCTCATCGGGGCCATTGTGGCATTCAGATACAATTTAGCCAAAGCGTTGATCGCTCACAATGCTGATGTCAATTTATGCGACTCCAATGGACTCTCTCCAGTGATCATCTGCTGTAGCTACGGCAACTTGGAACTCCTTGAACTGCTGGTCCAAAAAGGTGCTAACATTAATCAAACAAACTCCTCCGGAAAATCGGCCCTCCATTATGCCATAGTGGGCAATCACATGGATATTATAGACTTTTTGATGAAGAGACGCTGCGATATTGATACCATGGATAAATATGGTATCACACCTCTACATGTCGCCATATGCAAATTTAACACAAAAGCCACTCAAAAACTTATCATGTACGGAAAATCGATGGAAAATGAGGCATTTTCTACATCATACGTAGAGTACTGTTTGAAAATTGTATGGAGCACGGGAGTACGGTCTATGTTATCAGAGCAAGTCTTCCAGCAGGCTATAAAGAGCCTGAGCTGCATGAAGCTCGTGGTAAGAGCTTTCGGATTCAGACTACGTTCCTCTGTTCTGGAGAAACTTCGGAGGTTAGAACAAAACATTCTTAGCCAGGCAAACTCCGAGTCTTTGGAATTCATTAATCTCTTGTCAGATCTGCGTCAGTTGACAGCTTGTGTGGAAAGAGTGACTTTACAGAAACGTTCTATCAACTCTCCCAATTCTCTTCAGGCAATTTGTATCTGCAAATGCCGTGAACTCTGTCTTCAGGGAGGCACCAATGTCCTGTACGTGTGTGAGAGGCTGGATATACCACACTTTACGGCAGACATGCTGACATTGACCAGGTGA
- the LOC105324799 gene encoding tRNA (cytidine(32)/guanosine(34)-2'-O)-methyltransferase, with protein MGKSSKDKRDVYYRLAKEEGWRARSAFKLLQINEDFNLFEGVKKVVDLCAAPGSWSQVLARKLRGGDVKNDDVKIVAVDLQAMAPIPGVIQLQGDITKKSTAQEIISHFEGEKADLVVCDGAPDVTGLHDIDEYIQAQLLLAALNITTHVLRTGGTFVAKIFRGKDVTLLYSQLRIFFPLVAIFKPRSSRNSSIEAFVVCQNYSPPAGYIPNMSNPLLDHKYDTDYNNLEGPNRVIVPFLACGDLSGFDSDRTYPLNLEDGKDYVYHPPTQGPIKPPYEEACQLRKTDQLAKVVDPTKASSESSDKSKGDTTTKGSTIDSLPDCLDEDLEFDPSEQDVLEDLTELQIG; from the coding sequence ATGGGGAAGTCAagtaaagataaaagagatGTGTACTATCGCTTAGCTAAAGAGGAAGGATGGCGGGCAAGGAGCGCGTTCAAACTTCTACAAATAAACGAGGACTTTAATTTGTTTGAAGGAGTAAAGAAAGTTGTAGATTTGTGTGCTGCCCCTGGTAGCTGGAGTCAAGTGTTAGCCAGGAAATTAAGAGGAGGTGATGTCAAAAACGACGATGTGAAAATAGTAGCTGTCGATCTCCAGGCAATGGCTCCAATCCCAGGGGTTATTCAGCTGCAGGGAGACATAACCAAGAAGTCAACAGCACAGGAAATCATATCTCACTTTGAAGGCGAGAAGGCGGATCTAGTGGTTTGTGATGGGGCACCTGATGTCACTGGTCTTCATGACATTGACGAATACATTCAGGCTCAGTTGCTTTTAGCTGCTTTAAACATAACCACACACGTTCTTCGCACGGGTGGGACATTTGTTGCCAAGATCTTCCGTGGAAAAGATGTTACATTGTTATATTCCCAACTTCGTATATTCTTCCCACTCGTTGCAATATTCAAACCTCGGAGTAGCAGAAATTCAAGTATCGAGGCATTTGTCGTGTGTCAGAACTATTCTCCACCTGCAGGATACATTCCCAATATGTCGAATCCTTTACTCGACCACAAATACGACACAGATTACAATAATCTAGAAGGACCAAACCGAGTTATTGTTCCCTTTCTTGCTTGCGGAGATTTAAGTGGTTTTGATTCCGATCGAACATATCCTCTGAACCTTGAAGATGGCAAAGACTATGTGTACCACCCTCCAACTCAAGGACCAATCAAGCCTCCGTATGAGGAGGCATGTCAACTGAGAAAGACTGACCAACTGGCAAAAGTAGTTGACCCTACAAAGGCATCATCAGAATCATCAGACAAGAGTAAAGGAGATACCACAACCAAAGGCTCTACCATAGACTCTCTTCCAGATTGTCTGGATGAAGATTTGGAATTTGATCCTTCAGAACAAGATGTGTTGGAAGACTTAACGGAATTACAGATTGGATAG
- the LOC105324800 gene encoding elongation factor G, mitochondrial gives MTILKRFASVVHLSIKNGIPMQKFTPCIACAAKNYSTRKTGDVTMDSSLIRNIGISAHIDSGKTTLTERLLYYTGKLAEMHEVRGRDNVGAKMDFMELEKQRGITIQSAATYVNWKGTNINIIDTPGHVDFTVEVERALRVLDGAVLVLCAVGGVQSQTITVNRQMKRYNVPCLAFINKLDRLGSNPVRVLTQLRSKLNHNAEFLQLPIGLEKDQQGVVDLIEQKALYFDEPCGLTIIEDEIPAHLRTEAKERRQRLIESVSNVDDILGEMFLEEKEPTNDDIKAAVRRACIKRAFTPVLMGTALKNKGVQPLLNAVLDYLPNPTEVHNICLDNEKLDENGNPTKITLSSERSTDNPFVGLAFKLEAGKFGQLTYMRVYQGGMKKGDTIFNTRNNKKVRVSRLVRMNADEMEDISEAYAGDICALFGVDCAGGDTFVNKGSMQLSLESMYVPDPVISMSIKPVNKQDLDNFSKGVARFTKEDPTFRVAFDPELGETIATGMGELHLDIYAQRLEREYKAKCVLGKPKVSFRETLINPCSFDYWHKKQSGGRGEYARVIGTVEPLPPEENTKLIFVDKTTGTNVPKSYIPAIERGFRKCYEKGPLAEQRVSGVLITLKDGDSHSVDSSDWAFEQAAFQAGLDTYTYDWAMLEPIMTVEVNAPQEYQGSVLAGLTKRNAIFLGTDSNEGYFTSYCEVPLNMMFGYSTELRTQTQGQGEFTMEYSKYCPASEETMRQLTESTNSDNKDTQEKKRKRN, from the exons ATGACGATTTTAAAGAGATTTGCGAGTGTTGTTCATCTTTCTattaaaaatggtattccaaTGCAAAAG TTCACGCCATGTATTGCATGTGCAGCAAAGAATTACTCCACCCGGAAAACCGGG GATGTTACAATGGATTCCTCATTAATAAGAAACATTGGCATCTCTGCACACATTGATTCCGGTAAAACTACCCTAACAGAACGTCTCCTGTATTATACTGGAAAACTGGCGGAAATGCACGAAGTCCGAGGAAGAGATAATGTCGGAGCCAAGATGGACTTCATGGAATTAGAAAAACAGCGTGGAATCACCATCCAGTCTGCCGCGACGTATGTGAACTGGAAAGGTACAAACATAAACATTATTGACACTCCTGGCCATGTTGATTTCACTGTGGAAGTTGAGCGTGCTCTACGTGTGCTGGACGGTGCTGTGCTTGTGCTGTGTGCTGTTGGGGGAGTGCAAAGTCAGACAATTACAGTGAATAGACAGATGAAAAGATACAATGTGCCGTGTCTGGCCTTCATCAACAAATTGGATAGATTGGGGTCTAATCCAGTTCGTGTATTAACTCAACTCAG ATCCAAGCTAAATCACAATGCAGAGTTTCTACAGTTGCCTATTGGCTTAGAGAAGGATCAGCAAGGAGTTGTTGATCTCATCGAACAAAAAGCTCTCTACTTTGATGAACCTTGTGG GTTAACAATCATTGAAGATGAAATCCCAGCTCATCTGAGAACAGAAGCTAAGGAGAGAAGACAACGACTGATAG AGTCTGTGTCTAATGTGGATGACATACTGGGAGAGATGTTTCTGGAGGAGAAAGAACCAACTAATGATGATATCAAG GCTGCTGTTCGGAGAGCCTGTATCAAGAGGGCCTTCACCCCTGTCTTGATGGGTACTGCTTTAAAGAACAAGGGGGTGCAGCCATTGTTGAATGCAGTGTTAGACTACCTTCCCAACCCAACAGAAGTCCACAATATATGTCTCGACAATGAAAA ACTAGATGAAAATGGGAATCCAACAAAAATTACCCTCAGCTCAGAGAGAAGCACAGATAACCCATTCGTTGGACTTGCATTTAAATTAGAG GCTGGTAAATTTGGTCAGCTGACATACATGAGGGTTTACCAAGGAGGAATGAAAAAAGGAGACACCATATTCAACACGAGGAACAACAAAAAAGTGCGGGTGTCCAGACTAGTCAGAATGAATGCTGATGAAATGGAG GATATATCTGAAGCGTATGCCGGCGACATCTGTGCTCTGTTTGGTGTGGACTGTGCTGGGGGAGACACATTTGTCAACAAAGGAAGCATGCAGCTATCACTG gAGTCCATGTATGTCCCAGACCCAGTCATCTCCATGTCAATCAAACCTGTCAACAAGCAGGACCTGGACAATTTCTCCAAGGGCGTGGCCCGCTTCACCAAGGAGGATCCAACATTTAGGGTGGCTTTTGACCCGGAGCTAGGAGAAACAATAGCCACTGGAATGGGAGAACTACATCTGGATATCTATGCCCAG AGACTTGAAAGGGAGTACAAAGCAAAATGTGTTCTAGGAAAGCCCAAGGTCTCGTTCCGGGAGACATTGATCAATCCATGCag ttttgatTACTGGCACAAGAAGCAGTCTGGTGGAAGAGGAGAGTACGCCAGAGTGATAGGAACTGTGGAG CCCTTGCCTCCTGAGGAGAACACAAAACTGATCTTTGTTGACAAGACTACAGGAACCAACGTACCAAAGAGCTATATCCCGGCAATAGAGAGG ggGTTCAGGAAATGTTATGAAAAGGGACCATTAGCTGAACAAAGGGTATCTGGAGTTCTAATCACATTAAAAGATG GTGATTCTCACAGTGTGGACAGTAGTGACTGGGCCTTTGAACAAGCAGCCTTCCAAGCAGGCTTAGATA CCTACACCTATGACTGGGCAATGTTGGAGCCCATTATGACTGTAGAAGTGAATGCTCCACAGGAGTACCAAGGATCAGTGCTGGCAGGACTGACCAAGAGGAATGCTATATTTTTGGGGACAGATTCCAATGAGGGATACTTTACTTCTTACTGTGAG GTTCCATTAAACATGATGTTTGGGTACTCCACTGAGCTGAGAACCCAGACCCAGGGGCAGGGCGAGTTCACCATGGAGTACAGTAAATACTGCCCGGCCTCCGAGGAAACCATGCGACAGCTGACGGAGAGCACGAACTCAGACAACAAGGACACTCAGGAGAAGAAGAGGAAGAGAAATTGA